The Parvibaculum sp. DNA segment AGCCTCCACAAACGCCGTGTCTTCCGAGAAGCAATGCGGACAAATAGTCCGCGGATAGTGGTGCGCCTTGCCGCAGGCGTTGCAGGTCCGGATCAGGAGTTGCCCCTTGGCGGCGCCTTCCCAGTAAGGCTTGCCCTCGGAATTGACGACAAGGTTGATCTTGCTTTTCTGGTCGGCGCTCATGCGTCTTCACTCCCGAGAATGACGGTTGCGCTGCCCATACGCGATCCCAGAAGCCCGCCGGTTCCATGCGCCAGTGCAATATCGCAATTGCGCACCTGAACCTTCGGATGAGCCTCACCGCGAACCTGGCGGACTGCTTCAAGAACCTTGGTCATGCCGCCGCGATTGCCGGGGTGATTGTTGCACAATCCCCCGCCATCCGTGTTGAAGGGCAACTTGCCGACGCCGGAAATCAAGTTGCCGTCCGAGACGAACTTCCCGCCCTCACCTTTTTTGCAAAAACCCAGATCTTCGAGCGTTTCCAGCACTGTAATGGTGAAGGAATCGTAGATTGAGGCGTATTTAATGTCGGTGGGCGTGACGCCGGCTTCAGCGAAAGCTTTGGGCCCGCTCCAACACGCGCCGGAATAGGTCAGATCGACCTGGCCCGCCGCGAGATGCTTGGGCGCCTCGCCGGCGCCGAGAACCTTGACGCGGGTGCGCTTCAGCGACTTCGCCACTTCCGGGCTCACCATCACAATGCCGCCGCCACCGTCGGTGATGACGCAACAGTCGAGCCTGTGCAACGGATCGGCAATCATCGGTGAATTGACAACATCCTCCACGGTCACAACGTCGCGGAGCCTGGCTTGTTCATTGTGCTGGGCGTGGTGGGATGCGGCGACCTTGATCCATGCGAGCTGCTCGCTGGTGGTGCCGTATTCGTACATATGCCGCATTGCACACATGGCGTACATATTTGTGACGTTGGGGCCATAAGGCATTTCGAACGGAAAGTCCGGCGCTTGCTGGTTGTAGTAACGGACGGGCTTGCCTTCTTTCGCATCGGCAACCGGCCGGCCGGCCAGCGTGATCAGCGCCACATTGCAATGCCCCGCGGCGATGGCCTGCGCGGCGTGATTGACATGGACGATGTAGGAAGACCCGCCGGTCTCCGTGCTGTCCATATGACGCACATTATTGAGACCCATATATTCGATCATGTTGATCGGGCCCAACCCGGGCGCGTCGCCAGCGCAGAAATATGCGTCAACGTCGTCCTTTGAAAGACCTGCGTCCGCCAGCGCGCCCTTCGCGATCTCGGCGTGAAGTTGCGGCAGCGTCTTGTCCAGCGCCGCGCGGCACGGATGCTCGTAGATGCCGACTATGTAGGATTTTCCGTTGATACCCATCCCTATTCCCTTATCATGATTTCCTTATTGCTTAGCGCATTCATGGGGGAAACGTCCAGCCCGTCCACGAAAGGCGGAAGCGGCGGCTACGGCCGATCGGAAGAACAGGTCGAGCGAGCGAGGGAGAAACGGATTGGGGACGGTGAGGATTGAAAACGCGGGCGGCGTCAGGACGGCCGCTTCGTCGGCCAGCAGGCCGTGCAGCTTCATGGCGGCATGGGCATGACCGACGAACTCAATGTCGGCCACTACTTCAAGCGCCTGACGATGATCGACACCCAGTTCGGCAATGTCGACCACCAGCTCAGGCGCTACTCGCAGGCCGCCTGAGCCCGAAGGATTGGGTGGACTGACATAAAAAAGGGCCGCATCCCGGATGTGCGGCCCTTCGCATGTCCGGATGGTCCGTCAAAGTCCCAGAACGGCCTTTGCGATGACATTGCGCTGGATTTCGTTCGAACCGCCATAAATCGAAGCGGCGCGACCGAAATTATAGGCGCTTGTCACGCTCACCGCATAGGCGGGTCCGACGGGCGCTTCATTGGCAATTCCAGTCAAATGTTCCCTCTGGAATGGCATGGCGTAGAAGGCGGCGGCTTCGACGGCAAGCTCCGACAACGCCTGCTGAACTTCGGTTCCTACAATCTTCAAGGTTGAGGAAGAGGGACCAGCGGGACGGCCCGCCACTTCCTCCGCAACGATCCTCAGATTGGTATATTCGAGACCCGTGAGCTTCACCTCGATTTCGGAGAGCCTCGTCATGAATGCCGGTTCGTCCGCCAGCGCCGCGCCATCGCCAAGCCTTTCCTGTCTCGCAATCTTTCTGAGGTGCGCGATCTTGCGCTTGGACTCGGGAACGCCTGCAATACCGGTGCGCTCGTTGACGAGCAAGAACTTGGCGTAGGTCCAGCCCTTGTTTTCATCGCCGATGCGGTTCGTCACCGGCACCTTGACATCAGTGAAAAAAACTTCGTTCAAGTGATGCAGGCCGTCGATGGAAATGATCGGTTTCACCTCGATGCCGGGCGTCTTCATGTCGATCAGAAGGAACGAGATGCCTTCCTGCTGTTTGGCGGTCTCATCCGTTCGCACGAGACAGAATATCCAATCGGCTTCATGGGCATAGGACGTCCAGATTTTCTGGCCGTTGACGATGTAATGGTCGCCCTGACGCACGGCCCTGGTTTTCAGCGAGGCGAGATCCGATCCGGCCCCCGGTTCCGAATAACCCTGGCACCACCAGACATCGCCGGTAAGAATGCCCGCCAGATGCTGCTTTTTCTGTGCTTCGTTGCCGAAGGTGTAGATCACCGGTCCCACCATGGACAGACCGAATGGAGAAAGTCGCGGTGCGTTAGCGGCGGCCATCTCCTCGTTGAAAATATGCTTCTGCATCGGCGTCCATCCAGTGCCGCCATACTGCCTGGGCCAATTGACCGCTACCCAGCCTTTCTCGTGGAGATCTTTCTGCCAGCGCCTGAGCGAGCTGCGCTCACCAGCCGCGCCCACTGTGTCTCTCTCCGCGAGTTCCCTGGGCAGTTTTTCCGAAATGAACCGACGGACTTCCGCGCGGAAGGCTTCGTCCTCTTTCGTAAGCTCTATATCCATCTACTGACCTTTCGCGGCAACGATCTGGGTATTTGCATTTTTCATTATAATGAATTTATCCGAGCGGGCAAAAAACCGAATTGT contains these protein-coding regions:
- a CDS encoding thiolase domain-containing protein; amino-acid sequence: MGINGKSYIVGIYEHPCRAALDKTLPQLHAEIAKGALADAGLSKDDVDAYFCAGDAPGLGPINMIEYMGLNNVRHMDSTETGGSSYIVHVNHAAQAIAAGHCNVALITLAGRPVADAKEGKPVRYYNQQAPDFPFEMPYGPNVTNMYAMCAMRHMYEYGTTSEQLAWIKVAASHHAQHNEQARLRDVVTVEDVVNSPMIADPLHRLDCCVITDGGGGIVMVSPEVAKSLKRTRVKVLGAGEAPKHLAAGQVDLTYSGACWSGPKAFAEAGVTPTDIKYASIYDSFTITVLETLEDLGFCKKGEGGKFVSDGNLISGVGKLPFNTDGGGLCNNHPGNRGGMTKVLEAVRQVRGEAHPKVQVRNCDIALAHGTGGLLGSRMGSATVILGSEDA
- a CDS encoding acyl-CoA dehydrogenase family protein yields the protein MDIELTKEDEAFRAEVRRFISEKLPRELAERDTVGAAGERSSLRRWQKDLHEKGWVAVNWPRQYGGTGWTPMQKHIFNEEMAAANAPRLSPFGLSMVGPVIYTFGNEAQKKQHLAGILTGDVWWCQGYSEPGAGSDLASLKTRAVRQGDHYIVNGQKIWTSYAHEADWIFCLVRTDETAKQQEGISFLLIDMKTPGIEVKPIISIDGLHHLNEVFFTDVKVPVTNRIGDENKGWTYAKFLLVNERTGIAGVPESKRKIAHLRKIARQERLGDGAALADEPAFMTRLSEIEVKLTGLEYTNLRIVAEEVAGRPAGPSSSTLKIVGTEVQQALSELAVEAAAFYAMPFQREHLTGIANEAPVGPAYAVSVTSAYNFGRAASIYGGSNEIQRNVIAKAVLGL